The genomic stretch taagctcaactACTTTCTCTGGCTTGAATACAATGATACGCACGACTgacgaaaagtaaatatgcaatgcatgagaaatttatttttggtgagaactatgactagttctcattttttgcttgaaatgaatgattttagaaaaatcaaaatttaggtgtcaagaGATGGCCAACATTGAATTGGTCCGTGCCCATTAGCTGTCGAAGCAGTAGATTCACAGTCGCCATATGGCTTTGTTGCTGGATACCCGGTTTCACGCGAAATCTTCCCATCAAAGGCATACGCTGGTGGCACAGCCACTATCGGAACGGGCAATCATGCTTCTACCTTTGTTGCACGTGTTGGTTAACACTACCATGTACTAGATTTTCAACACTCATTGAATGAAGCCGGGTCTAGTGAACACTTGAAAACGTCGAGtcctttgataaaaaatttgccaTAGATATCATCTGTCCATACACTTGTAAGAACCCACATTAGATACTTTCGTCATCCACAGACAGGTTCAAACCTCCTTGTGCCAAGACGTCCCTTCGGTCATTTGATATCATCTGGTGTCATCCTCTGCGTTCTGAGTTTTAAGTGATAGAAATTCCCCGCTAAAACCACTTGGGAGAAGGAGCCGGACGGCATTCCAATCTCTAGTGTCGCTATCGGCCTTCTGGCATTGTTATGGTAATGAGATTGCCTGTATAGAGTTCCCCTGGTGAAGTTGCACCTGAGTTTGTTAAGACTTCTTTCCATGAAGAAACCGGGCAGTTTAGGATGTGGCATAATTGCTTCTTTATTTGCTAATATGAAAACCACAAAAGACATAGTTGGCCGATCACCAGGAAATTTCTGGACACACAACAAACCCACATGTATGCACCTCTCTACTTGAGATGTAATGGCGGAGTCAGccaaagaatcatccataaGCTCCAATGCCCTGCCTTCATCCCAAAGGAACCATTCCTGGAACAAAATAGCGGATCAACCAATTTGCTCGACCACCCATGGCAACAGAATCGAAATGAAATCTCAGACTTCCAGCTTATCAAAGTAAATTTTAAATAGCAGGCAGCATTATTAGTTACAGGCTTAACTAACATGTCCAAGAAGGTTGTGGTGGTGGCTTGGACGGTAGAATCCTCTGTTTCTTTTCCCACTAACTATCTCCAATGAGAGCACTCCAAAGCTAAACACGTCAGACTTAACCGAGAATTTTCCATCGAAGGCATACTCTGGGGACATATATCCACTGCATTAAGAAAATCATAACTCAGTTAGCCCATCGGTTCAATCTCATTGACTGTTGAATATATGAACTAAGATAATCAACTCACTAAGTTCCGattattcttcttgttcttgcttcTTTTTTATCACCTCCAAAGATTCTTTCTAATCCGAAATCGGAAATCTTGGGATTCAGGTTGGCATCCTGCAAAATGTTGCTTGTTTTAAGGTCTCTATGGACGACTTGAAGCTTCGAATCTTTGTGGAGATAAAGAATTCCGCGTCCAATTCCAAAGATAATCTCAAAGCGCCTATGCCGTGCCAACCAGATGCGGTTGTCATGAGCTGTGGACATTCAACAACCCCATATAAACTTCAAGCGTTCGATCCCTTCCTCCGATATAGGCACCACATAGTTGTAAGACTTATGAGAGGTATCAATCTATACAAACAGAACACATGAAGGCAAAAGCCAAAAAGAATTCAGAGGCACTGACCAAAGATAAAGTTATTCAAGCTTTTATTCGGCATGTATTCGTAAATCAACAATCTTTCGTCTCTGTCAACGCAGCAGCCAAGAAGGCTGACATGATTCCTGTCTTGAAGTCTGGCAATCAGGCCTACTTCATTCCTAAACTCTTCAAGTCCTTGCCCAGAATCCTTTGACAACCTTTTCACCGCTATTGCTTGGTCTGTGGAAAGAGTTCCCTGCATAATTTTCCTTAAGAATAGGCCATCTTCGTGTATAAACTGAATTTAACGCCCCACGGGTCATGTTACCTTGTAGACTGAACCAAAGCCTCCAGGTCCAAGCAAATTTCTCGGAGAGAAATTGTCAGTAGCAACAGTAATGGTATCAAGATCAAAAAGTGGTAAGTCAATGTCATTCCTCAAGCCTAGTAACACAATCATTGCCGTTAGTAGACCTTATACAGTTGAGAGAAATAAACTGGCTCATTATGCGGCTACAAACTGTTTTACCTCCTATTTTCATTCCTCTCTTCCAGATTGTAATCCCAAGGGTAATGCCCAGCAACAGCAATCCAGAAATGGCTGAAGCTACAGCAGTGGCGACCAGCTTTCTCTTCTTGGTTGGATTACGAAAGGAATCTGGAATACGTACTCGTGCCTCACATGACATTAGGAAGAAAGCGATACATCGAGCGATAGCTCTTGTACCTAATTCTGATTCGgatagatatatatatagatcCTGCTCATAAGAAGCATCTTCGAAGTCCCAAACATCAATTAGTTCTGCGAACCACATGAGGCACCCACTCCCTCCTCCTCTAACatctgaattagcaaaagcagTACAAGAACAATTCTTTAAGCATTCAACCTTGCATTCCTTGAGGCTCATGCTCTTGTTCAATCAGTAGTCAACCAGATCAGGCAGCTTACCCTTGAAAGTTTGAAAAACCCTTCTCCTTTCGAACAATTTACAGGCACCTTCCTCATGCAGCCACCAGAAAAATAAAGCATTTGCCATTCTTCCGGTGACTTGGGTATGAAACCCTGCAAGCACTGGCATTTCGAGGAGAGGTTACTTCTGCAGAAACCATTAGCTCCGCATAATGCGTAGTTGTCGCATGAATCATTGGGAAGCGAGTACATGACAATCCAACTAgcactttctttcttcctcacaAGTCGTTGTAATGACCCGGACTCATTCAGACTGACTCTGGTGATAATCCCATCACCCGGAGCTTGATAAGCGAAATAGACATCCGTCTGGTTGTTGACCAACATTTGCCTCGAGATGGAATTCGCAGCCACTGAGAGACCGCTGAACTCGACTCCATTCCACACACCACTCTGATATGTCCTTGTCGAACCGTTCCTGAGTATAACAATATGTGGCAGCCCTTGGTCGTCTAATCCACAGGTGTAGTCGCTAGGGGAAGGGTCATCCACGCTTTTCCATGCGGTCAGATACCATTTGAAACCGGTTCTCAAGTTCGACCCCAGTTTCATATAGGATAAAAGCGTGTCGCACGGGTAATCAAAGCTTTGCCACGAATAGGTATCACCGGGATTTGAACTGATGTTATCCCAAAGAACAAGGTTTCCAGACTCCAGGAGACATGCAACAGGATTGGTTAGGACCCCAGACGAATTCGAAGACCAAACAACACCCTTCGATTGGTTCAGAAGAGCTAGAGTCCCCTCATGGCCAGACGTGAGAACACCACTCGAATCAGTTAGCGGGTTGCCTCCATTAGCCACCCAAACTACTGTCTCAGGAGTGATCTTGTACCATATCCCCAAGTACCTGCTCTTGGAGCTTCCAGGAGAGAAGAAGCCAAGCTCAAAGCTTTGGCCGGAAGAGACCAATGTCTCTCCATCTTTCATAGACTGACCTGAACTCAAGGAGTCAGCTCCAAATGACAAGCCCCCCACAAACGACACAAAGATGATAGAACAGTAAAAGCAGGTAGAGAAAGGAGCTTGCATTTTGTTGAAGCCTTAACGCCTGACTACCTTTTCCTCGTAATCTGTATATTAAGCCAGAGTAGGAAGATGGGAAGACTTCTGTAGAATATCAATTTCATGTGATGTGATGATGTGATGATTCAAAGCGCGCCAGGTTTGTATAATGCACGCAAGAAACTTCCCTTCTACCCATTTTTCTTGATGATCAACTAAAATGCTGATATGAGTCCTCACGTCTGCCCTAGACCTCACTGTAGTACACATTTGCTTACCATAACAAACGTGTGCAAAACAAATACTCAAGAAATTAAACGTTAGATATCAATCATTATCCGATCACAAAAAAGTGTGTAAATTGGTCTGAAAGTCCACattgttttggtattttttttctctttcttgggtAAAAATTAATTGCTTTGTTTATAGACGATAAGATGGAACATTGACATTGGGACCTATTTCTCACAGGTTGCCATTGGGCTCTTCAGCTGGATATTGGCGGTCCGGACACGATGCatgacatttctttttttttttttttggatcgaaatGACGTAAAGACACCTCAAGTGTAAATATttatatacggcgctcactttgatgttaatatttttttttggaatcacttaagtaccaaatgggagaaaaaaagatcactttagtaccaatagTGAGAAATTCCGGAGACCTCactagagttggcacttaaataatcatttttttaaaaaaaaattggcacttaaagttatccaaaaaacgatcactttagtttcaaatcggagaaaaatgatcactttagtgttaatgACAAGAAATTCCGACGATGTCACtagagttgacacttaaataataattttaaaaaaaattgatacttaaagtgattccaaaaaaatattggcaccaaagtgagcactGTACACAAATATTCACATTTAAGATGTCCTTTTTCCGGGACGAAATTGAAACTTCATTTATTCAATGTATCGATTCAGAGAAACAAGGAAAGCTAGGTACAAAACACAACAAATCCCACGAAGGTTGGGCATGACTTAACTAGATGATAAAATTAGGACAAAATAATTTGTcactcttttcattttgattaataAATACTCTGCATAGGGAGAGCACATGTCCAAGTTTCGTACAAGGATAAAGGGAAACAGAAAGTATAACACCATTTAAGCTCATATAAAAGGTTAGAGAGTCGATATCCCGTGGTTAAATATTGACAATTAATTTTAGTAAAAAGGCCTTCACAAGTTGCTCgagagaaaattattcaaaaaatcctaaatgtatttcatttttgctaattcagtcctaaacagccaattcaatcctaaacgggaaaatgtttatgactgaattggcaaaagtccAAAAGGTAAATGGcataattttccctaattaaGGCGACAGATTCTACCCGAAATAAATCGATAGTGTTCGGACTATATTAAAAGTGTCACGCCATGATCTTCgggcccgcgacatccctaccaaactcGCCATAAGTCACGAAAGATAGCGTCCCAAGTACACTATCAACCTACAAACTTAggtgcatgcggaacgtgcaactctcccaaacaaacaagatcaacaaggatagaaaagtaggaacAAGACAACCGTCATTCACAAAtgacaatttcattcataaaatcaaagcagatgagttttaaccctatgGAGTTATAGAagatatatacaaccccattcttagGGGCGGCTCGCTAAAACCTCATAAAGATACCCAATTGGGTAAAGTTAAATtttcatctactcccaaaagacTACTCTAACATCCACGACCAAGCCTCCATGGGGCTCCAAAAAGAGGCCCGTCATATCTAAGCCCTAAAACCCCGATTAGAAGAGGGCTCCACCTCCATGTCAGACTCGGGGTCCACAACCTCTCTATCCGGCGTATCCAAATCCATGGGCtccaaacaaacaagatcaacaaggatagaaaagtaggaataaCACAATCGTCATTCACAAAtgacaatttcattcataaaatcaaagcggatgagttttaaccctatgGAGTTACGGAAGaaatatacaaccccattcttagGGGCGGCTCACTAAAACCTCATAAAGATACCCGATTAGGTAAAGTTAAATtttcatctactcccaaaagacTACTCTAACATCCACGACCCGACCTCCACGGGGCTCCAGAAAGAGGCCCTTCATATCTAAGCCCTAAAACCCCGATCAGAAGAGGGCTCCGCCTTCATGTCGGACTTGGGGTCCATAACCTCTCTATCCGGCGTATCCAAATCCATGGGATCTCAAGGGGGGACATAAGGGTGCAGGCGGTCCCTCATGTCTCCGTAGCGGGCCATAGAGCACTCCATGATCATTGAGCAACCAAGCCTAGAAGAGATACATCACTAGGTGCGAGAAACCTTCCTCGACCCACATCTCGGTAACATGTTGCTCCCGGACCCATCCCGAGGGAACTTCCTCATGGTGGATAATATAAAAATGCTGGTCGGTAGGGACACCGAATTGGACTTGACGCTCCATCACTTGAGACCCGAAATGTTAACAACGCGGTGAAAAATAAATCTTAGTGAATCAATGCTAATCCCGGCTAGGGCATTTATTCACTCGGACGTCCTAACATACAATCACATCATCAAAGAGCAacatttcaaccacatgcaagtttACTCTCTAGAAGTCACGTATAATGCAACACGGACGTGACATAATAATCAAACcaaccaattcaatctattagCAAACCATCACGTCACTTGCATGCATAGGAtgccacacgtagtccatttattattagTAACGACCCGTAGGTCTAGCACAtaagtcggttggtgctctcttCGTAGGACCAGACGTCGTCctttacttccggcgacggctttGGATAGTCCATGTGACCCCGCTtgaccaaccgtaagacaatgattgtcgacaccaCACGAAGCTAACAAGAATCTTTAAAAGGCTTCGGTCCTTCATAAGCTACGATCGGTAAACGAATAGCTAGAAGACTATAACTAATGCGTATCCAAGCAATCGAAGACAATGATTATTAGGACCGaccaaccaaaagacaatgattgtcggaattaccgattatgtgaccactcaagcacttcgataACCAGCCGGTCTATGTGACCCCGCTTGACCAAccataagacaatgattgtcgacacggcacgaagctaacaagaatccttaaaaggcttcggcccttcacaagctacgaccggcaaATGAACAGCTAGAAGGCAATGATTGACGCGTATCCAGTAAtcataagacaatgattgccaagaccaaccaaccgtaagacaatgattgttggAATTACCGATTATGTGatcactcaagcacttcgacaaccagccaattcatttctttgaattaagTTGAATGCTTATTCCCGCATGCTCAAATACTTGACCCAAGACCGTTTTTgtgctaaaacatgcaatttgatctcatacgtgatCATATGAATACATAATTCTATCGATCGACAATTCAAGCAATTTGAGATGATTATCCTCCAATCAAACATTCAAAGCAATCAACAATCGATTTCGGCATTCAATCCAACAATTCAAGAGATGATTAATCAATCGAGGCCATACGATTTCGATAACAATTTCTAATCCAAACAATAGTCAATCGTGCGCTCGTCTTTATAACCTATCGCTCCCTTGCGATCGATCAATCAaccacaatcaatcaattctaatccaC from Rhodamnia argentea isolate NSW1041297 chromosome 2, ASM2092103v1, whole genome shotgun sequence encodes the following:
- the LOC125313925 gene encoding G-type lectin S-receptor-like serine/threonine-protein kinase At4g27290, translated to MQAPFSTCFYCSIIFVSFVGGLSFGADSLSSGQSMKDGETLVSSGQSFELGFFSPGSSKSRYLGIWYKITPETVVWVANGGNPLTDSSGVLTSGHEGTLALLNQSKGVVWSSNSSGVLTNPVACLLESGNLVLWDNISSNPGDTYSWQSFDYPCDTLLSYMKLGSNLRTGFKWYLTAWKSVDDPSPSDYTCGLDDQGLPHIVILRNGSTRTYQSGVWNGVEFSGLSVAANSISRQMLVNNQTDVYFAYQAPGDGIITRVSLNESGSLQRLVRKKESASWIVMYSLPNDSCDNYALCGANGFCRSNLSSKCQCLQGFIPKSPEEWQMLYFSGGCMRKVPVNCSKGEGFFKLSRVSCLIWLTTD